A segment of the Aureliella helgolandensis genome:
CTGCAGTTTGCACAACCTTGATGGTGTCGCCAGTGTCACCACTTGTCAGACGCAATTCGCCGCTTTCTCTTCGATCCACCTTCACCGGGAGGCTAGCCGGGATGCGTGGGGGTAACTCTGCAGACTGCGTCCCTGCAAGCAAAACTCCGTGATCTTCATGCCAAAGGTTGGTAACATCCTGTGGCATCGATTGAGCAATCCGAGTAACTAAGCTGGGCGCGAACTCCACGTTGCGATAGCTGAAGGTGTTAGGATCGGCGGAGGCATCGAAGGCAATGTTGAGATAGTTACGTAGAAACGCACCATCGAGCAGAGCCCCCTCCTGTCCCGCATGGACGGGCGCCAAGATCCCAATATTAAAATTTTCGATCCGTGCATCTTCAATCCTCAAATTGAAGTTTTCGTACGATTCACTGCCGAACCACATCCCCACGTTGGTTCTCGCGGTGAAAATACTGCCACTACCTTCGTTTTCATTCGACACGGATGGGTCATTAATCAGTTGAAAATTTCGCAAGGTCGCATTGGCGTCGTGATAGGCTTTGACTCCTTCCAACTGAACGTGCCAAGCCAGGAAATTATCGAAGATTTGCCGCTGGTACCCCAGAATATCGTGCTGGCCCTGAGACCAAGTCAACCAGAAACCGCCCAGGCTTGAAACGGCTTCATTGCCCTCAAATAGTTCAATCTGCTTGTGCAATTCAGCCGCGCCGTTCGGTCCGGCTGGCACGCGGTAGTATCCGTTGAAATTGTAGCCATATCCGGCAGCATCGTAGACAGTATTGCCGACGAAAGTCCCCGCTGTCGCACGCAGCCAAAATCCACTTCCATCCGCACCTATTTCGATAAACAGGTTGCCCAAGGCATCAACGGTTTGCGCAGCGCCTGCTCGGCCATCCAAGCGCTGATGACCGCCATCGACCTTGATCACCAGGTTGTTCAGAAACTTATTGCCGATTTCACTACCATCTTCGGTGACGATGGCGCTGCCGTCGCTATCGAACACAATGCTGTTCTGCACTGTACCATTGTCCGATCCATGAACGGCAATTCCCCATTTCAAGGCATCGTTGACGACGACCCCATCAATCATGAAGGGATTGTTTAAGTGGTGCAAGTGAATGGGATAACGTGCAATTTGGTTGTCCCCCAGGGAGAACAAGCTTCCATCCGGATTGAAGAGGGGATTGGTAACCGGCCGATCCGCACTGGTGCGTCCCATCGACTCAAACGCAACATTTTTTAGCGTCACCTGAGCATCGGCTGTCGCCATAAAATGCCCACGGTAGCCCTCTGGGTTTTCACTTCGAAGCACAATGTTCCGCGTCAAATTCCCAACATGCGCGAAGCGTTCAATTCCGAAGCTGTTTTCTGTAATACCCCGGTGATCAAAGGTAAATCCACGATCCAGAGTCACATCCGTTCCAGAAATCGCTGCCAACCCAACCACTTCAGACTCATTCAGAATCACTTCGGTCTTGCGTATTACGGTTTGGCTCGTCTCCGGCAAGACGAGCTGATCGCCCACATTCCAGTCGGATGGGATCGCGTCGAGTGAAAGAGCAGTCTCGCCCGCCACTAGATCGCTCGTAGCCCGTGCAAAGGCGGTCTTTGCTGCCCCATGCAACTCAAGCGTCCCCAAGACAATTAAGCCGTTGCCAAAGTTCCAAATATCCTCGCCAGGCGCATTCTTGGTTCCGGTCTTGGGCGTTGAATCGGTGAAGACGATCTCCGCCTTTTGAGACGGCGCCACAGAGTCGTCAGCAGTCCCTATCGTCATAGTGCCGTGCGGCATGACCATGATCTCGTTGATCCACAACGCTGTATCGACGGTGGGATCGAAGTCCAAGCGTCCACTGACTTCAATTGCGTCCAGTTTGGTGTGAGAATTGACGTCATAGTCGACGTCTTGGCCCTGCGGAATTTGGACGGTAGCCCCAACGCCAGGGACGCGTCGCTGATTCCAAGTGAGCGGGTCGGACCAATCTCCGCTGCGGACTGCCACAAATTCAGCATTCGCTGCAAACCGTGGAATCGTATCGTGCATTGTGACGACGCTGAAATCCGTAACCGAGGCACCATGCAGCAAACGCCGGCTTTCCAATTGTTGAATTCTCAAACTGCGAGCTGACATACCGACCTCTAGATTAGATTCACGCACAAATTACACCGCAGAGCCTAGAAAAGATGACGAATTGCAAGGCAATTCAGCAATGCAGCATTTGGGAGAATGTTACTACAATTGCGCACTATAAGAAAGCGCAATACACACCCCTTTTTACCAGACCAACCCATTTTGCCGATTCCCGCAAATCAGCAGCGTCCCCTCCCGTAGCAATCCGCTAGAGCTGGCGGGCAGTACAGCAACACTGCACAACGGGCACAATTCCCCCATAAACTCTTGCGAACTACAACTGCTCCTGCTCGGAAATTTGTAGCAGGCTGCTTCAGAACTTCGCTTCAGCCCCCTGGCTTAATAACTGGCGTTCAAACCTTGTGTCGCCATCGCACAATCTGAGTACTGCCCGGCGAAGCAAACTCTTAATATTCGCAAGATCTCTGTTCAGAGCTGTCGCTTTGGACGATAGTTGTTCCGCGAGCTTTACCTTACATTCCGCTCCTACTTTGGTAGTTTCACTGGAAAGAATGACATGCAGCGAATAGCCATCGTGGCTGGTGCCCGCCCCAACTTCATGAAAATCGCCCCCATTCTACGAGAGCTCGACAAGACGGCTGGGGTTGCAACGACGTTAATTCATACCGGCCAGCACTACGACAAGAATTTGTCCGACGTGTTTTTCGAGGAATTGGGGATTCGCCAGCCCGATATCGCCCTCAAGGTCGGCTCGGGCTCGCACGCCGAACAAACTGCGGACGTGATGAAGGCCATCGAGAAAACATTGGTGGAGGCAGCCGCAACCTCCTCCCCCTTCGACCGCCTTGTGGTGGTAGGGGATGTGAATTCCACCATGGCAGCCGCCATTGCCGCTACCAAAGTTCATGTCCCCGTGGCCCATGTGGAGGCGGGGCTGCGCAGCTTCGACCGCAGTATGCCCGAAGAAATCAACCGCCTGCTGACCGATTCCATCTCGGACATGCTACTCTGTTCCGAGCCTGCGGGGGTTGAGAACCTGAGACGCGAGGGACACGACATGTCGCGTGTGCACCTAGTAGGCAACGTAATGATCGACACCTTGATGAGCCAAGTTGAGCGTGCTCGCAGTCGCGATACGCTCGAGCGTCTGAGCCTAGATGCAGGGGAATACGGAGTAGTCACGCTCCACCGCCCCTCCAACGTCGACGATCGCGAGACACTCGCCGGTCTGTTGCAGGTACTGGTAGAAATTTCGGCGCGCGTTCCGCTGGTATTCCCAATCCATCCACGGACGCGGGCCCGCGTAGAGGCCTTCCAATTGACCGAACTGCTTTCGACTGCTCCCCGACTGCAGCTCCTAGAACCTCAGGGCTATGTCGACTTTCTGTGCTTAACCTCCCAGGCCAAGGTGATAGTCACCGATTCGGGAGGATTGCAGGAGGAATCGACAGCGCTGGGTATTCCCTGCTTGACGATGCGTGCCAATACCGAACGCCCCATTACCTGCGAGGAGGGGAGTGGCACGCTGATCGGAAGTTCTGCTCCTCAACTCCGTGCCCAGCTGGAGCGCGTTATAGCTGGCCAGTACAAGCCGAGTCAGTGCCCCGAACTCTGGGATGGCAAAGCCGCCGTACGCATCGCGCAATTGTTGGTCACCTAGCTCCGTCACGATGGGGCGAGTCTCGAGCTTGCTTCCAACGAGGAGTGCAACGCCACAGATAGCATTTTCAACAACAGGCAGATAAATCGACCGCGAAAGACGCTAAATAAGCGAAAAATTGAAATCCGACATAACGACTACCGGCACCGCACCTCAGGGCCTTCCTTTCGCGTCTTTCGTCTATTTCGCGGTTGAAAATCTGCTTTACTGCGGGCCGGTGCGACGATAGAAAAGCTACTCACGGCCGCCCCAATCCGCCGTGCGTCTAACGCGGCGGAGCCTGCGGTGATACCACCTGCCAGCCAACGACACTGCCTGGCCTGCCATATTCCTTGAATACGATCCAACACCGAACACTCCGTTACCTGAGAGACGGGTAGTAGCACGCTGATCGGAAATTCTGCTCCTCAACTCCGTACCCAGTTAGAGCGCGTTATAGCTGGCCAGTACAAGCCGAGTCAGTGTCCCAATCTGTGGGATGCCAAAGCCGCCGTACGCATCGCGCAATTGTTGGTCGCCTAGCTCCGGCACGATGGGGTGAGCGTGGTTCCAGCCAGGTTTGCAACGCCACAGATGGCATTTTCAGCCACCAAGAAGAATAAGATGACCGCGAAAGATGCGAAATACGCGAAAAGTTCAAACCCGAGAGAACTGCCGCTAGAACAGCTCTCCAGGCCTTCCTTTCGCATCTCTCGTCTATTTCGCGGTTGAAAATCTGCTTTACTGCGGGCCGGTGCGACGATAGAAAAGCTACTCACGGCCGCCCCAATCCGCCGTGCGTCTAACGCGGCGGAGCCTGCGGTGATACCACCTGCCAGCCAACGACACTGCCTGGCCTGCCATATTCCTTGAATACGATCCAACACCGAGCACTCCGTTACCTGAGAGGCGGGTAGTAGCACGCTGATCGGAAATTCTGCTCCTCAACTCCGTACCCAGTTAGAGCGCGTTATAGCTGGCCAGTACAAGCCGAGTCAGTGTCCCAATCTGTGGGATGCCAAAGCCGCCGTACGCATCGCGCAATTGTTGGTCGCCTAGCTCCGGCACGATGGGGTGAGCGTGGTTCCAGCCAGGTTTGCAACGCCACAGATGGCATTTTCAGCCACCAAGAAGAATAAGATGACCGCGAAAGATGCGAAATACGCGAAAAGTTCCAACCCGAGAGAACTGCCGCTAGAACAGCTTCTCCAGGCCTTCCTTTCGCATCTTTCGTTTATTTCGCGGTGGGAAATCTGCATTACTGCGGGTTGGTGCGACGATAGAAATGCTACTCACGGCCGCCCCAATCCGCCGTGCGTCTAACGCGTCGGAGCATGCGGTGATACCACCTGCCAGCCAACGACACTGCCTGTCCTGCCATATTCCTTGAATATGATCCAACACCGAACACTTCGTTACCTGCGAGGAGGGTCGTGGCACGCTGATCGGAAGTCTACAGCCGTAAACGCTTACCCTTCCTGTTTAGTCAAAGGGCTCGAAACCGTCCAATTAGTGCGGGCCAGAAAATCTTCTTGACTCCTAATCGCAAGCACGTTTGTATGGTGGGTTCGCAAACAGTAGTCACTTCGAATTCTCGATATTTCGGACGGTCCACTCCTGACGTAGAGAGCAAACCCTTGGTGTTCGAAATCCGTTAGCAATTCTCGGACGCTGTAACCAAACAAGTTGAAATTCTGCTCGGATATTTCGAAGTAGACGCAATCAGTCTTCGCCAGTGTTTCTCGACCGCCCTGAAATACAAATTTCTCGTATCCTTCGACATCAACTTTGAGTAAATGGACTCGCTCGGCTTCAGCGAGAATATCATCCAGTAGAGCGACGCGTACCGCGATTCCAGGTTCATCCACCAAAACATGGTTGGTGTCATCATTGGAAGAACTGGAAAAACGAATCTCGCCTTCGGTAGCGCCCAAAGCGCAATTGAATAAGTGCACTCGTTCACTGAGCCCGTTCAACAACACATTTTCTACCAGATATCGGTAAATCCTCGGATGCGGCTCAAATCCGAAATGGCCTCCTTTAGGGCTGGCTAGCGCCGCAGGTATCAAGGTCGTTCCGACATTGGCCCCAACATCGACGTACACATCCCCATCGTTTAGATAGCTCGCAATAAACTCACAGTCGGTCTTGCGAGAATCCGGATCGTAGAACAATGCCAACGAGAGCGAGCTCTTTCTTAGGTGAATGCGATAACCGTTGGTCTTCACCTTGATTCTCAATAGCTTTCCCGCATCAAAGGGCAACTTGACAAGAATCTTGCACAGTATTCTGCGCAGAGGTTTGGGATCTGTTTTCAAGGTTTCCCATAAAGAGTTGAATTTCTCGATCAAGCTACCATATCCTTTTGCAACATTATTGGCCGCCCTATGGAACGAAGCCAGGGCGGTGGCGACACCACGGACTGGAGAATCGCATGACAGTTTAGGCTAAGTGCATCAGCACTAGGTGAGCGAAAAGTTGGAGAATCCCGATGTTTCATTGCGAAAACGATTGAATTCGCTGAAGTCTAGGGGGCTCCCCGACTGTGAAAAAATAAAGGTAATGATGGTCTCACAGAGATGGAAAGGTAAGTCAAAAAACAGTGCTGGCTTAGCAAGCAACGGAAAGGCACGAAACCTCGACAGCTCTGCTAGAACTGGCATTTGAAATGCAACTGTACGATGCCTACTCTCGCTAAAAAATTCGGCATGCTCTCCCTTTAAATGCTTTCAATTGGAACCATCCAGCCCTCCCCCCTCAGACTGAACTCAACCATGCCCTGTCGCGCAAGTCTGCTCTTTCAAGAAGTGCGTTATGCACATTGCTTGGAATCCATGTCGCGGTTGGAGAACTAAAATCTCGCCCCGCCTCGCTGAGACAAAAAGCGACCGAATGCACGGTGTTACCTTGGCTCAACAGCAGACGCGGCCCTAAACGAAAATGCTAGCAGTCCTGGCCACAGGTGCAGGGCACCGCCCCCCTCAGATTGCCCCAACAGATGCGGCTTCACCCGAGCATGCAGCAACTCAACCGTGGAGGAGAATTAACAATCCCGGCAATTTGCGCCCGTGTTATCCCTTAATCTCACAAAAGTCGACGACTTTAACTCGCCATATGCTTGAATGTCGACCTGCAAAGCAGTACCATAAGAGGTATGTACCGTCTACTACTAATTCTGCTCATCACTGTCCTGCTCATGGGACGCTCTGCGCATGCAGGGATCATGATGAGTTTCACTTCCCCAGCATCAGACCAGGGCGTCGCAATTACGACGGAACCGGTTGACCATGGCCCGGTTTGGGATGAGAAAGTACCTTGTTCGTCGAGTGCAGACTCAGCTGTTTCACTAGTTAATGCAGTCGCAATGAGCGGATTGAACCTTGCGCTCGACCAATCGTGCGGAAATGAAATGCAGCCGGGGCGGCTGTTACTGTCGAATGCCCGCATTCCTCCCAAGCCGGATCTAGACGGTTTAATCAAACCTCCGCGTTCTTCTGCTAAACAATCCTTATTTTTGTAGTTAGCGAAGAATTTTGAGTTTTTGATACCTTGAAGGAATGTAAATGTTTAAGAAAATAATTTGTGCTGCGATTCTCGCTGCACTTAGTGTTGTTCCAGTTTCGAACGCCAACGCGACCATCTTGGTTAACAATTGGACTGTGGACCTTGACGGAGCTTTTGGTACTGTAGACACCTTCGGCACGATCAGTGGAATCGATCAAATCGGTTTCACCGGTCTATTCCATCAACACTTGGACGGTGCGCCTGTTGCAGGGTCACGCATCGCGGTCGATGGACTGATTCAGGTCAACGGCTTGGTAGGTGGACAGCCTGCAGCGAACATATCCAGTAAGGGCGCGATTCTATCCAGCTCAGTGATCCCACTTACCAAAACGTTTGAAATGACAGCTTCTTTCAGCGTGACCAATCAGATCACCGATGTAACGGGAGACGTAGTCACTTTTGTCCATGAGGCGTTCGGGGCTGCGGCTATCGACGGAGCAATCTACGATGGGTACCTCGATATTTACTTAGATGACTTAGGTGGATTTTCCGGAAATCCCTTAAACACAGGGGCTGTATCGGATGTGAACCCAACCACCGGTGGTGCAGGCTTTGAGGATGGCGTCCACATTGCTCGCTTCGGAGTTATGGGCGGGAACGAGGGAACGGTCAACCTTTCCGAGCTAGACGGCAACGATAGCGTAACTTTCCAGCTTGTTTGGGGTAAATCCGGAGTTCTATTCGACGAGTTCGGCGGCGACCTGTCCTTGCTGACCGGTGCCCCCGAAGAACTGCTCATCGCAGACGCTTCGAGCACTCTTGACTCGGATGGTGGACTGGGAGTTAGTGCTCCTAAACCAAGCAACTGGCCTGGCGCTGATGCAGGCGGATTCGCGTTCGACGAAGCCGGTTCATTCGGCGATGCGTACGGTCAAGAAGACGGTTCGCTAAACTTCCAATCAGTACCTGAACCTGCCTCTGCCACTCTTTGGTTAGGCTTGGTTGGTGCTACTTCACTCGTTCGGAAGCGTCGTAAGAATCGTGCATAGTCACGAACTACGTACCGCTAAGTAATGCCACTTAAGGTGGGCGAGTTTTCTCGCTCACCTTTTTTTATTCCAAATGTCGAAGCTCTACTCGGCAGCGAGGGCGTCTGAGGTACTCGCCCCATGCGTGATTAAACGACAATACATTGAAAAGAATTCATTCGACCGACATAGTATCGGCGGTCATCTTCGCAATGGGCATTCTTCCAACACGTCCCGTTGGCTGGTCTGCGTATCCAATTCGCATGAGAGTACACGGAAGAGCCGAATTCAGTTCGGAGGTTAACAGCCGACGAAAATTCTGCAGAAGCTCTGAAGCGAGTCTTTGATCGCGAGCACTGAGTGTCTTCAGTGTTCCGAATGCAACTAGATTCTGAAGAATTAGCAATGACATCATCGGTTGGGCAACCATCCCGTGTTCCGTCAATGCCAGCCAAGCTCGTTGCCAAACCCTGCCGCTGCGCCAGCTAGCGATCGATGAGAGCTCGGGAACGCTTACCACACAAACTCCGGAAGCACTCAGCATGAGCTGGCGTGAGACTCGCCCTAATGCAAGCCGTCCCCCCAGGCAATAGAACAGCGAATCAGGCATGGCTCGCATGGCTCGCAACATTTTGCGTTCCCCCCACCCAGCTTCCAATGAGCCAAGTGATAGACCCTCGTCAACCACGTCGGTATTCGCCTTATCAAACCGAATGCTTTTCAAGAACGCGTTGCGTATCGCTTTGGTGCCTAGGATCACAGCATCCGCCCTCGAAACCACCCCCGATAGTTTTAGTAGTCTCTCATTGTCCAAGATCCAGTGAGCGCGAACACCATCCAATTCGGTCGTGCTGGATTCTAGTTTTTGCCGTAATTCAGCAGTAATCTCTCCCCCTCGGTACACGCGGCGGTTGGTGGCCCGCAACAATAGAAGGGGATTTACTTGTCCTGAATTGGATGTTGGCGAAAGCCGAAAGTGCGTCGAGCTTCCTTTAGAGGGTTGAGAGAGCTGATATTCCCATCCGTTTCCTTCTGCGGTTTGAATCATGTTCTCCACCGCGGCACCTACTGCGATGTCCGCCATGCGTTGCCCGACATTCATTGGGGAGGGATCACGCTCGGGATCGACTTCAATGGCTATCGTCCAATCTGCTCGATTCACCGTGAAACGCCAGGGTTGAGTATTATCTCCCGACGGTGCTAGACTCGCTGCTTCGAGAAGCGTGTCGAGGGCCGTTTTATCCATGCAATTTCGCCTTGGCTGTTCGGTGTGTTGGAAACTGTTGATGCCTAGTGGGCTGTGGGGAACTACCAATTTAAGACACTTCAGTTTGGCGTTCCCGAGCTGCCAGTGTAGTGCACCGCCCGCGGTAGATTACAGCAACACAACGCAGTGTTCGAGCGGAAATCCTTAACGCAGAAGTCGAATGAGCATCTAAGCGATGCTTTATGCTCCTATCGTCGCTTCTTGGCAGCCTCTTCAGTTCTCCTCAACATGCACTAGCAACATACCGTCGGATTGGTCGGAATAAGAGACCAACACTAAGCGCAGGATGCTGCCGAAGGACCGTTCCGAACTTCGGTTCGGAATCACTTCCCCGGTCAACTTTGTCGCTCTCTTGTCTTGTAAGACACAATCTCTATCGCTTCGCAGCGGAAATCCCGGCATTAGCCAATGGTATTTAGACAAATCATTCTATCGAAAGTCACGCTCCCGAGGCGAACGGGTTCCCTGAGCGAACAGCGTTGCGGTAGCAAGAAATATCGTCAGCAGAAAAATCAAAGCCATGCGAAAGTAGAGCCGCTGACGGGACTCCATTGAGAAACAAGAGCAGCTCAGTTTCCAGTTAGCCAGCATTCTAGAACAGGCTCCAAGTCTAGGCGCAGCAGTCCCCCTCTCCACCAACCGGAGGTACACCCACTGATTCTTCTGACGAGCTAAAGCGAAAACGCAACCGTTCACCATCATCCTCATCCTCATCCTTCAGGCAGCTTCAATCGTTGCTTCAGGTTTAGTTTAAGTCGCAGACAACCGTGAACGCTTACGAAGCATCCAGGCGGACGTTTTGACAGGAAGATGGGGACAGAAAGATGAATTGCCCTGGCCAGCTTCCTGCCAACAACACTCTCTGCTGCACCAGACTCGCCCCAGCCAAACTCAACGGAGAGGAGTAATACCAAGCAAGCTCACGATTGCGAAGCATTTCATCCGTTCATTCACGACCTTCCTTCCCATCAGGCAGCCTCAATCGTTGCTTCGGGTTTGAGTCTAGGTTTGAGTCGCTGACAACCCTGAACGGCTACACTTAAGCAGCCATCGGAACCATCTGATGATCTTCCGCAGGTAGGTACTGCGCGAAATAGCGTTTTTCGGCGTCGGTCATGTGCGCTCCATCGAGCTGCCACGGAGCGTACTTGGGGTTGTAGACTTGGCCGAATAAGGGATAGCCTGTTTGATCAAGCTTGGCGAAATCGTGCACGCATAAGATGGCTGGATTGCCGCGCACGGCCGCGTACTGCTTGACCTCCGAATACCGCTCGCAACCAAACAATCGCTCGTAGACTTTAGCATGCTTCGGGTGCACGGCTAATACGAGACGATCGATGCCTCGTCGCCTGGCCGTTTGGATTACTAAGCCGATCACCTGAACGAGCGTTTGAAAACAGCGACGCTTGTCGTCCGTTTCCGTGCGACTCGCCAAGCAAGATACTTCGGCTAGTC
Coding sequences within it:
- a CDS encoding G8 domain-containing protein yields the protein MSARSLRIQQLESRRLLHGASVTDFSVVTMHDTIPRFAANAEFVAVRSGDWSDPLTWNQRRVPGVGATVQIPQGQDVDYDVNSHTKLDAIEVSGRLDFDPTVDTALWINEIMVMPHGTMTIGTADDSVAPSQKAEIVFTDSTPKTGTKNAPGEDIWNFGNGLIVLGTLELHGAAKTAFARATSDLVAGETALSLDAIPSDWNVGDQLVLPETSQTVIRKTEVILNESEVVGLAAISGTDVTLDRGFTFDHRGITENSFGIERFAHVGNLTRNIVLRSENPEGYRGHFMATADAQVTLKNVAFESMGRTSADRPVTNPLFNPDGSLFSLGDNQIARYPIHLHHLNNPFMIDGVVVNDALKWGIAVHGSDNGTVQNSIVFDSDGSAIVTEDGSEIGNKFLNNLVIKVDGGHQRLDGRAGAAQTVDALGNLFIEIGADGSGFWLRATAGTFVGNTVYDAAGYGYNFNGYYRVPAGPNGAAELHKQIELFEGNEAVSSLGGFWLTWSQGQHDILGYQRQIFDNFLAWHVQLEGVKAYHDANATLRNFQLINDPSVSNENEGSGSIFTARTNVGMWFGSESYENFNLRIEDARIENFNIGILAPVHAGQEGALLDGAFLRNYLNIAFDASADPNTFSYRNVEFAPSLVTRIAQSMPQDVTNLWHEDHGVLLAGTQSAELPPRIPASLPVKVDRRESGELRLTSGDTGDTIKVVQTAEFYEVSINGLVVLFRVQDLSRILFWGNGGDDTFVNETHLPLLAFGGSGNDRLVGGTSADTLIGEDGDDTLLGMAGDDLLYGGIGNDLLEGGVGRDKLQGEEGLDRLFGGLGDDWVLDGGAGDDEIHGDEGDDVLVGGDGQDRLYGGSGEDSLSGGNGDDWLFAGLGDDVLNGGSGNNLLQGDEGRDKLWGGIGDDELVYDLSDYVISGGAGTNRLRLT
- the wecB gene encoding non-hydrolyzing UDP-N-acetylglucosamine 2-epimerase, which produces MQRIAIVAGARPNFMKIAPILRELDKTAGVATTLIHTGQHYDKNLSDVFFEELGIRQPDIALKVGSGSHAEQTADVMKAIEKTLVEAAATSSPFDRLVVVGDVNSTMAAAIAATKVHVPVAHVEAGLRSFDRSMPEEINRLLTDSISDMLLCSEPAGVENLRREGHDMSRVHLVGNVMIDTLMSQVERARSRDTLERLSLDAGEYGVVTLHRPSNVDDRETLAGLLQVLVEISARVPLVFPIHPRTRARVEAFQLTELLSTAPRLQLLEPQGYVDFLCLTSQAKVIVTDSGGLQEESTALGIPCLTMRANTERPITCEEGSGTLIGSSAPQLRAQLERVIAGQYKPSQCPELWDGKAAVRIAQLLVT
- a CDS encoding nitroreductase family protein, which codes for MDKTALDTLLEAASLAPSGDNTQPWRFTVNRADWTIAIEVDPERDPSPMNVGQRMADIAVGAAVENMIQTAEGNGWEYQLSQPSKGSSTHFRLSPTSNSGQVNPLLLLRATNRRVYRGGEITAELRQKLESSTTELDGVRAHWILDNERLLKLSGVVSRADAVILGTKAIRNAFLKSIRFDKANTDVVDEGLSLGSLEAGWGERKMLRAMRAMPDSLFYCLGGRLALGRVSRQLMLSASGVCVVSVPELSSIASWRSGRVWQRAWLALTEHGMVAQPMMSLLILQNLVAFGTLKTLSARDQRLASELLQNFRRLLTSELNSALPCTLMRIGYADQPTGRVGRMPIAKMTADTMSVE
- a CDS encoding FkbM family methyltransferase → MIEKFNSLWETLKTDPKPLRRILCKILVKLPFDAGKLLRIKVKTNGYRIHLRKSSLSLALFYDPDSRKTDCEFIASYLNDGDVYVDVGANVGTTLIPAALASPKGGHFGFEPHPRIYRYLVENVLLNGLSERVHLFNCALGATEGEIRFSSSSNDDTNHVLVDEPGIAVRVALLDDILAEAERVHLLKVDVEGYEKFVFQGGRETLAKTDCVYFEISEQNFNLFGYSVRELLTDFEHQGFALYVRSGPSEISRIRSDYCLRTHHTNVLAIRSQEDFLARTNWTVSSPLTKQEG
- a CDS encoding N-acyl amino acid synthase FeeM domain-containing protein, which gives rise to MEFRSALPTSNTRQQPRIPSRLDPISTRKRDESTPLGLDLKVTECQAEREQAFRLVQELYCRTGLSAGDPQGLRVMKHHLLDTTAVVVAKQQQRVSFTATLVGDGESGLPMEALFKAEIDAMRSGGLRLAEVSCLASRTETDDKRRCFQTLVQVIGLVIQTARRRGIDRLVLAVHPKHAKVYERLFGCERYSEVKQYAAVRGNPAILCVHDFAKLDQTGYPLFGQVYNPKYAPWQLDGAHMTDAEKRYFAQYLPAEDHQMVPMAA